Proteins encoded together in one Synechococcus sp. BL107 window:
- a CDS encoding DUF2103 domain-containing protein — MGRVVITHSTYVEGLIPWLKSLAGEKGIQTITPAVINRVRGRSQSLQLRVSTTIRGGYKLVARKGSSVQEVFIVTNLEESQLQSALERHRP; from the coding sequence TTGGGACGGGTCGTTATTACCCACAGCACCTATGTCGAGGGTTTAATCCCTTGGTTGAAATCCCTGGCTGGGGAAAAAGGAATCCAAACCATCACCCCTGCTGTGATTAATCGCGTCAGGGGGCGAAGTCAGTCCCTGCAATTACGCGTATCCACAACCATCCGCGGCGGCTACAAGCTGGTCGCGCGGAAAGGGAGCAGTGTCCAAGAAGTGTTCATCGTGACCAATCTTGAGGAATCTCAGCTGCAAAGTGCGCTGGAACGTCATCGGCCTTAG
- the clpS gene encoding ATP-dependent Clp protease adapter ClpS yields the protein MTSSSPSSSTLLERQKTTQRYPEAKVIVLDDDVNTFQHVVDCLRKIIPGMDEDKAWGLAHRIDGEGSAEVWRGPLEQAELYHQQLQTEGLTMAPLDRC from the coding sequence ATGACCAGCTCCAGCCCTTCATCTTCGACGCTTCTGGAGCGGCAAAAAACCACTCAGCGCTATCCGGAAGCCAAAGTCATCGTTCTCGACGACGACGTCAACACCTTCCAACATGTCGTGGATTGTCTTCGAAAGATTATTCCCGGCATGGACGAAGACAAGGCCTGGGGTTTGGCCCATCGCATTGATGGTGAGGGATCTGCCGAGGTGTGGCGTGGGCCGCTTGAGCAAGCTGAGCTGTATCACCAACAACTGCAAACGGAGGGACTCACCATGGCTCCCTTAGATCGCTGTTAA
- the petN gene encoding cytochrome b6-f complex subunit PetN, with protein MLFTVAWASLAAMFSFSIAMVVWGRNGDGTLKF; from the coding sequence GTGTTATTCACCGTCGCCTGGGCATCTCTTGCCGCCATGTTCAGTTTCTCAATCGCGATGGTGGTGTGGGGTCGTAACGGTGACGGCACACTGAAGTTCTGA
- the psb29 gene encoding photosystem II biogenesis protein Psp29, with the protein MGERQTIADSKRAFHQAFPHVIAPLYRRLADELLVELHLLSHQSSFKTTPLFSVGLCTVFETFSQGYRPEDHITGLFDALCSSNGYNATTFRKESKQCIDAAKSESIDGMESHLAKQKLGEGSHYSRLMAIGVFRLFEEAKGDAEQPDETELRKRCKEVSTTLNFPAERVEKDLSLFAANSERMSAAVELVQETIAAERRKKERRQAEQAQRSES; encoded by the coding sequence TTGGGCGAACGTCAAACCATCGCAGACAGCAAGCGGGCGTTTCACCAGGCCTTCCCCCATGTCATCGCACCGCTTTACCGGAGACTGGCCGATGAACTGCTTGTGGAGCTGCACCTCCTGAGTCATCAGAGCAGTTTTAAGACCACCCCTCTCTTCTCAGTGGGCTTGTGCACCGTTTTCGAGACGTTCTCCCAGGGATATCGCCCTGAAGACCACATCACCGGTCTTTTTGACGCTCTATGCAGCAGCAACGGGTATAACGCCACCACCTTTCGCAAAGAATCCAAGCAATGCATCGATGCAGCCAAATCTGAATCGATCGACGGCATGGAGTCTCACCTGGCTAAACAAAAGCTTGGTGAAGGTAGTCACTATTCACGGCTGATGGCGATTGGTGTTTTCCGTCTCTTTGAGGAAGCCAAGGGAGATGCTGAGCAACCGGATGAAACTGAATTGCGTAAACGCTGCAAAGAGGTTTCCACGACCCTCAACTTCCCTGCGGAGAGGGTCGAAAAGGACCTCAGCCTTTTTGCCGCCAACAGTGAACGCATGTCTGCAGCTGTTGAGCTCGTCCAGGAAACAATTGCAGCTGAGCGGCGGAAGAAAGAACGTCGTCAGGCAGAGCAGGCTCAACGCAGTGAAAGCTGA
- the clpP gene encoding ATP-dependent Clp endopeptidase proteolytic subunit ClpP codes for MIPIVIEESGRGERAFDIYSRLLRERIIFLGEAVTSDSANRIVAQMLFLEAEDPEKDIYLYINSPGGSVYDGLGIFDTMQHIKPDVQTVCVGLAASMGAFLLCAGTKGKRSSLQHSRIMIHQPLGGASGQASDIRIQADEILYLKDRLNTELSDRTGQPLDRIQEDTDRDFFMSPSEAVSYGLIDSVIDKRPVQAVA; via the coding sequence ATGATCCCCATCGTGATCGAGGAGTCCGGCCGGGGGGAAAGGGCCTTTGACATTTACTCGCGACTCCTTCGCGAGCGAATCATCTTCCTCGGGGAAGCCGTAACAAGTGATTCGGCCAACAGAATCGTTGCGCAAATGTTGTTCCTCGAGGCTGAGGATCCTGAGAAAGACATTTATCTGTACATCAACTCCCCCGGTGGGTCCGTTTACGACGGTTTGGGGATTTTCGACACCATGCAACACATCAAACCTGATGTTCAAACGGTGTGTGTTGGTCTTGCCGCAAGCATGGGGGCCTTCCTCCTTTGTGCAGGTACAAAAGGAAAGCGGAGCAGCTTGCAACATTCCAGGATCATGATTCACCAGCCGCTGGGTGGAGCGAGCGGACAGGCCAGTGATATTCGGATTCAGGCTGATGAAATTCTCTACCTAAAGGATCGTCTGAATACAGAATTGTCTGACCGCACCGGTCAGCCCCTCGACCGTATTCAAGAAGACACTGACCGTGATTTCTTCATGTCTCCAAGTGAAGCCGTTAGTTACGGACTGATTGATTCAGTGATCGACAAGCGCCCTGTGCAAGCGGTCGCTTGA
- a CDS encoding DUF2256 domain-containing protein, giving the protein MRKTPRPSKICPVCQRPFEWRKAWKQCWEDVVYCSERCRRRKNTIK; this is encoded by the coding sequence TTGAGAAAAACCCCACGTCCTTCCAAAATCTGTCCAGTTTGCCAGCGACCCTTCGAATGGAGAAAAGCATGGAAACAATGTTGGGAGGATGTGGTGTATTGCTCAGAACGATGTAGACGCCGAAAAAATACAATTAAGTGA